The Methylacidimicrobium sp. B4 genome contains a region encoding:
- a CDS encoding transposase has translation MRRLQAFQYQLRPDGQQERQMRRFAGSCRVVFNEALHLQMARYDAGEKKLSYAGLCKELTKWRNGEPMPSGRVAAWLADAPVHPLPQALKDLERAYSNFFAQRADFPRFKRKGQSDRFRYPDPKQIKLDQANSRLFLPKLGWLRVRLSRQALGTVKNVTVSQSCGKWYVSIQTEREVEQPIPKGGAVGIDMGVARFATLSDGTFYAPLKSFKRHETALCKAQQAMSRKIKCSNNWKKAKARIQKIHSRIGNARRDSLHKVTTTISKNHAMVCIEELQVRNVSKSASGTADAPGRNVRAKPGLNKSILDQGWFEFRRQLEHKMEWRGGWLLVVPPQNTSRTCPCCGHVSADNRRTQARFECVECGFEENADLVGAIHVLRAGHARIACEVSGIESPAAGTRRSGSFRFKPGLSAVGISGLWAGEDVKETG, from the coding sequence ATGCGGCGGCTGCAAGCCTTCCAGTACCAACTGCGGCCAGACGGCCAGCAAGAGAGGCAAATGCGCCGCTTCGCTGGCTCGTGCCGGGTTGTGTTCAACGAGGCGTTGCACTTGCAGATGGCGCGTTACGATGCCGGGGAGAAAAAGCTCAGTTACGCCGGGCTGTGCAAGGAGCTTACGAAATGGCGTAACGGCGAGCCCATGCCTTCCGGGCGTGTCGCGGCATGGCTGGCCGATGCGCCTGTTCATCCCTTGCCACAGGCGCTCAAGGATTTGGAGCGGGCCTACAGTAACTTCTTTGCCCAGCGGGCCGACTTCCCGCGCTTCAAGAGGAAGGGCCAGTCGGATCGCTTCCGTTACCCCGACCCGAAACAGATCAAGCTCGACCAGGCAAATAGCCGCCTGTTCCTGCCCAAGCTGGGCTGGCTGCGGGTCCGCCTCAGCCGGCAGGCGCTTGGGACGGTGAAGAACGTCACCGTCAGCCAGTCCTGCGGCAAGTGGTACGTGAGCATCCAGACCGAGCGCGAAGTCGAGCAACCCATCCCGAAGGGCGGCGCGGTCGGCATCGACATGGGTGTGGCACGGTTTGCCACCCTCTCGGATGGCACGTTCTATGCGCCACTCAAGAGCTTCAAGCGGCATGAAACCGCCCTGTGCAAGGCGCAGCAGGCCATGAGCCGCAAGATCAAGTGCAGCAACAACTGGAAGAAGGCCAAGGCCCGAATCCAGAAGATTCATTCCCGCATCGGCAATGCCCGCCGCGACTCCCTGCACAAAGTCACGACCACGATCAGCAAAAACCACGCGATGGTGTGCATCGAGGAGTTGCAGGTGCGGAACGTGTCCAAGTCGGCTTCGGGCACGGCGGATGCGCCGGGAAGAAACGTTCGGGCCAAGCCTGGACTGAACAAGTCCATCCTCGACCAAGGCTGGTTCGAGTTCCGGCGGCAGCTGGAGCACAAGATGGAGTGGAGAGGCGGCTGGCTCCTTGTCGTGCCGCCGCAGAACACGAGCCGGACCTGTCCGTGTTGCGGCCATGTGTCGGCGGACAACCGTCGGACGCAAGCCCGGTTCGAGTGCGTGGAGTGCGGTTTTGAGGAAAACGCCGATCTGGTCGGCGCGATCCATGTTCTAAGGGCGGGACACGCCCGGATCGCCTGTGAAGTGAGCGGCATCGAGTCGCCAGCAGCAGGAACCCGCCGAAGCGGCTCATTCCGGTTCAAGCCCGGATTGAGCGCCGTAGGAATCTCCGGGCTTTGGGCCGGGGAGGATGTCAAAGAAACGGGATGA
- a CDS encoding ATP-binding protein — MSTNPEQIDLWRQAASEHQHLEFKEAKNQIDTRKLSEYCVALANEGGGVLLLGVADKPPRPVVGTQAFPDTIRTAEKLFQSVGFRVDIEAVEHPEGRVLVFHIPSRPRGTAYHHDGKYLMRAGEALVPMSEDQLRRIFAEGQPDWLEEPSRTGLDAQQVVDLLDTQTFFELLKLPYPTDRIGVLDRLVCERLVDKADGTYTIRRLGALLLARDLKQFPDVSRKVPRVVVYAGSSKLETRLDWAGTRGYAVGFQGLVRFVMTQLPQNEVIEDALRKEVKLVPDVVIRELVANALIHQDFLVSGAAVMVEIYSNRVEISNPGEPLVPVERFIDGYQSRNERLADLMRRMGVCEEKSSGIDRVVQAAEFYQLPAPDFRSGFRRTSVTIYGPRPFEAMDRNDRVRACYQHCVLKWVRSERMTNQSLRERFHLGEDKATIASQVIAATIEARLIKADESVGGSRKFARYLPSWA; from the coding sequence ATGTCCACGAACCCCGAACAGATCGACCTGTGGCGGCAGGCTGCGTCAGAGCACCAGCATCTCGAGTTTAAAGAAGCGAAGAACCAGATTGACACCCGCAAGCTCAGCGAGTACTGCGTCGCGCTAGCTAACGAAGGGGGCGGAGTGCTGCTGCTCGGTGTAGCCGATAAGCCGCCGCGCCCAGTAGTCGGCACGCAGGCATTCCCAGACACCATCCGAACGGCCGAAAAGCTCTTCCAGTCAGTCGGCTTCCGCGTAGACATTGAGGCGGTAGAACATCCAGAAGGGCGCGTGCTCGTCTTTCACATTCCTTCGCGACCGCGCGGCACGGCCTACCACCACGATGGCAAATACCTCATGCGCGCTGGCGAAGCCTTGGTGCCTATGAGCGAAGATCAACTGCGGCGCATATTCGCCGAGGGGCAGCCAGACTGGCTCGAAGAGCCGTCGCGCACCGGCCTTGATGCGCAGCAGGTCGTGGATCTGCTCGACACGCAAACCTTCTTCGAGCTGCTCAAGCTGCCGTACCCGACCGACCGAATCGGCGTGCTCGATCGGCTCGTGTGCGAACGGCTGGTAGACAAAGCCGACGGCACGTACACGATCCGTAGACTGGGTGCGCTACTGCTGGCACGTGACCTGAAACAGTTTCCGGACGTGTCACGCAAGGTGCCCCGTGTAGTTGTCTATGCTGGCTCGTCGAAACTAGAGACCCGCCTGGACTGGGCGGGCACCCGTGGCTACGCAGTAGGCTTCCAGGGATTGGTGCGCTTCGTGATGACACAGCTTCCGCAAAACGAAGTGATCGAGGACGCGCTGCGCAAAGAGGTCAAGCTGGTGCCGGACGTCGTGATCCGCGAGCTGGTTGCCAATGCGCTGATCCACCAGGACTTCCTGGTGAGCGGTGCGGCAGTAATGGTCGAGATCTATAGCAATCGCGTGGAAATATCGAATCCCGGCGAACCACTGGTGCCTGTAGAGCGCTTCATCGACGGCTACCAATCGCGCAATGAACGCCTGGCGGATCTGATGCGCCGTATGGGCGTTTGCGAGGAAAAGAGCAGCGGCATCGACCGGGTCGTACAAGCGGCCGAGTTCTACCAGTTGCCAGCGCCGGACTTCCGCTCGGGTTTCCGGCGCACGTCGGTGACGATCTACGGACCGCGCCCATTCGAGGCGATGGATCGCAATGACCGGGTGCGTGCCTGCTACCAGCACTGCGTCCTGAAGTGGGTGCGGTCGGAGCGCATGACCAACCAGTCGTTGCGCGAACGATTTCACCTGGGCGAAGACAAGGCGACCATTGCCTCTCAGGTGATCGCAGCCACGATCGAGGCCCGCCTAATCAAAGCTGACGAGAGCGTCGGCGGTTCCAGGAAGTTCGCCCGGTATCTGCCGTCCTGGGCCTAA
- a CDS encoding restriction endonuclease subunit S, which translates to MARALFKAWFVDFEPVRSKMEGRTPEGMGAATAALFPDKFEVLELGLIPKGWRVCTLGDEAEHLRRSVQPESIEPDTAYIALEHMPRRHIALSDWGFADGLESNKFAFNKGEILFGKLRPYFHKVGVAPLDGVCSTDILVIAPKSQKWFGFVLGHVSSVDFVEYRNAGSSGTKMPRTRWADMAHYAITRPSEPVAAAFGEIVRSLVDSMSATIHPSCTFATLRDTLPPKLISGELRAKDAGKFVEEIV; encoded by the coding sequence ATGGCCCGCGCCTTGTTCAAGGCGTGGTTTGTGGACTTTGAACCCGTGCGCTCCAAGATGGAAGGCCGCACGCCCGAGGGCATGGGTGCAGCTACCGCAGCCCTATTTCCCGACAAGTTCGAGGTGTTGGAGTTGGGGTTGATTCCGAAGGGGTGGCGGGTTTGCACGCTTGGTGACGAGGCGGAACATCTTCGTCGGAGCGTACAACCAGAGAGCATTGAGCCAGACACGGCCTATATCGCGTTGGAGCACATGCCAAGGCGTCACATCGCTTTATCCGACTGGGGGTTCGCGGACGGATTGGAAAGCAATAAGTTCGCATTCAACAAAGGTGAAATCCTGTTTGGAAAGCTGCGCCCCTACTTCCATAAAGTGGGGGTAGCGCCCCTGGATGGCGTGTGCTCCACGGACATACTTGTGATTGCACCCAAAAGCCAAAAATGGTTTGGGTTCGTGCTGGGCCACGTTTCGAGTGTCGATTTCGTCGAATATAGGAACGCAGGGTCCAGCGGGACGAAAATGCCGCGCACGAGATGGGCAGATATGGCACACTACGCCATCACGCGTCCTTCCGAGCCCGTTGCCGCTGCATTCGGAGAGATTGTCCGATCGTTGGTCGACAGTATGTCAGCGACAATCCATCCGTCCTGTACCTTCGCCACCCTGCGCGACACCCTGCCGCCCAAGCTGATCTCTGGCGAGCTACGCGCGAAGGACGCCGGAAAGTTCGTCGAGGAAATCGTCTGA
- a CDS encoding ISL3 family transposase, whose protein sequence is MEKRWRQMHFEQYRTEWIARVPRINCPEQGVRLVEVPWARAGSGFTLMMEAVIWMLSREMSVSAMAEMLKEQDTRLWRVLGHSVEKAYRREDWSGVKKILVDETRSKRGHRSVTVVTDAESRKLLFLAEGRGKEALEAFAKERKEQNADPGQIEAICMEMSPSSISGAREVFPKAERIFDPFPLMPMAGDAVDQVRKEFGRQGLLPKGSLWALRGNEWTRSEEQKGLRSSLCAAYPRLGRAIGLREALQEILSQEDPQELRWWFRWADRSRLAPFRRLSKTIQEHLGGIIAFLQSRITNGTIEAINGLIQLAKRMARGFRSFRYLRIAAFLKAGKLRLDLPALPA, encoded by the coding sequence GTGGAGAAGCGGTGGAGGCAGATGCACTTCGAGCAGTACCGGACCGAGTGGATCGCTCGGGTTCCTCGGATCAACTGTCCGGAGCAGGGAGTTCGGCTGGTGGAGGTTCCTTGGGCCAGGGCGGGGAGCGGGTTTACTCTCATGATGGAGGCGGTCATTTGGATGCTTTCCCGGGAGATGTCGGTTTCCGCGATGGCGGAGATGCTCAAGGAGCAAGATACCCGGCTCTGGCGGGTCTTGGGGCATTCCGTGGAAAAGGCCTACCGACGCGAGGACTGGAGCGGGGTCAAGAAGATCCTGGTGGATGAGACCAGGAGCAAGCGGGGCCACCGTTCCGTGACGGTCGTTACCGATGCGGAGAGCCGGAAGCTGCTCTTCCTTGCCGAGGGGAGAGGAAAGGAGGCTCTGGAGGCCTTCGCCAAGGAGAGGAAGGAACAGAATGCCGATCCGGGGCAGATCGAAGCGATCTGCATGGAGATGAGCCCCTCCTCCATCTCTGGAGCCCGGGAGGTTTTTCCGAAGGCGGAGAGGATTTTCGATCCTTTCCCGCTCATGCCGATGGCGGGAGACGCGGTCGACCAGGTGCGCAAGGAGTTCGGGCGTCAAGGGTTGCTGCCGAAAGGAAGCCTCTGGGCGCTCCGAGGTAACGAATGGACGCGAAGCGAGGAGCAGAAGGGTCTGCGGAGTTCCCTTTGCGCCGCCTATCCTCGATTGGGAAGAGCCATTGGGTTGCGAGAGGCTCTCCAAGAGATCCTCTCCCAGGAGGATCCCCAAGAGCTCCGCTGGTGGTTCCGGTGGGCGGATCGCAGTCGGCTTGCTCCCTTCCGAAGACTCTCGAAAACCATCCAAGAGCATCTGGGGGGAATCATCGCCTTTCTCCAGAGCCGGATCACCAACGGAACCATCGAAGCGATCAACGGGCTGATCCAGCTGGCCAAAAGGATGGCCAGAGGCTTTCGGAGCTTCCGCTACCTGAGAATTGCCGCGTTCCTCAAAGCCGGAAAGTTGCGGCTCGATCTTCCCGCTCTACCCGCTTGA
- a CDS encoding TraM recognition domain-containing protein, whose product MLEKLQTLGQALGKRLLAPLSVDPKAPKATAAARTGGLGYWKRAPIAEGEWGALRFRVATEPQELLDEWGKPLTIRDLYSHVSIVGGSGAGKTRYVLTQILESLFRATDLRNPEALQECKMGGFFLDGKCELTEILRWLAGRYDRTGDLLLFGPDHDLAIDPFNDPNALPSELGDLMITLKQAVDDGKTAQDPFWDAAGRKLFTSLFQLHRALVDASNKGLVDPGPPPMSFSLLNLLVMDRGQPANQGLITQAESVIKELRDKVFASFEKLSRITNRVEPEIPLLLIRIKKSLQSYREGTVPPGDDEREAWLLERNGLESAVKWIEGDLQPKLRGAPAAYSLLGYLPQVRALRSMLYSHRLDENLYGRTAGVIEEVANRFRGLMARCGLLEERGGELRELFLDFLSEADQGMALLSQLHRTAIPEPEHGPLQRWLDQYERLLRYEGKEPNSDEIYLYFRGEYLNIANERTSGSIGMTVSTLTSLMTQPPFSQMVRPGGKLSFREVIDQGKIVVLDMNFARWRNAAKVASLLLKLDFFRTVLARKTLKKDGGAPINQERPVVYLCDEFATVATTGDWTGERGFFDKAREYRCACIVAFQSLAVLEGRLPKPEIDAILTNTATMIFLRNPHTATNEFASRLFGEVDRSEGYLSRGTQELLFDLNKPIAAQDFQINFRKDLLYPPYVFPKLKDGEAIVKLHPRFGRRSFKRVQFLLHLIPR is encoded by the coding sequence ATGCTCGAAAAATTGCAGACTCTGGGCCAGGCTCTTGGCAAGCGGCTCCTCGCCCCGCTCTCCGTCGATCCGAAGGCGCCGAAGGCGACGGCAGCGGCTCGGACCGGCGGACTCGGCTACTGGAAACGCGCCCCGATTGCGGAAGGGGAATGGGGAGCCCTCCGGTTTCGGGTGGCGACCGAACCCCAAGAGCTGCTCGACGAGTGGGGAAAGCCGCTGACGATCCGGGACCTCTACTCCCATGTGAGCATCGTCGGGGGTTCTGGAGCGGGAAAGACGCGCTACGTTCTCACCCAGATCCTGGAGAGCCTCTTTCGGGCGACCGACCTGCGCAACCCCGAAGCGCTCCAGGAGTGCAAGATGGGGGGCTTCTTCCTGGACGGAAAGTGCGAGCTCACCGAGATCCTCCGCTGGCTGGCGGGGAGGTACGACCGAACCGGCGATCTCCTCCTCTTCGGGCCCGACCACGATCTAGCGATCGACCCTTTCAACGATCCGAATGCCCTCCCCTCGGAGCTGGGCGACCTGATGATCACGCTCAAGCAGGCGGTCGACGATGGGAAGACCGCGCAAGACCCGTTTTGGGATGCGGCGGGCCGCAAGCTCTTTACCTCCCTCTTCCAGCTCCACCGCGCGCTCGTCGACGCGAGCAACAAGGGGCTGGTCGACCCGGGGCCCCCGCCCATGTCCTTTTCCCTCTTGAACCTGCTGGTGATGGACCGGGGGCAGCCGGCAAACCAGGGGCTCATCACGCAGGCGGAGAGCGTGATCAAGGAGCTGCGCGACAAGGTCTTCGCCAGCTTTGAGAAGCTCTCGCGGATCACCAACCGGGTCGAGCCCGAGATTCCCCTCCTGCTGATCCGGATCAAGAAGAGCCTTCAATCGTACCGGGAGGGCACCGTTCCTCCCGGCGATGATGAAAGGGAGGCGTGGCTCCTCGAACGGAACGGCCTCGAAAGCGCGGTCAAATGGATTGAGGGAGACCTCCAGCCGAAGCTGCGTGGCGCCCCCGCTGCCTACTCCCTGCTCGGCTACCTCCCGCAGGTTCGCGCCCTGCGGTCGATGCTCTACTCCCACCGGCTCGACGAGAACCTCTATGGACGGACGGCGGGCGTCATCGAGGAGGTCGCCAATCGATTCCGCGGGCTCATGGCCCGCTGCGGATTGCTCGAGGAGCGGGGCGGGGAGCTTCGCGAGCTCTTTCTCGACTTCCTGAGCGAAGCCGACCAGGGGATGGCCCTGCTCTCGCAGCTCCACCGCACGGCAATCCCGGAACCCGAGCATGGGCCGCTCCAGCGGTGGCTCGACCAGTACGAGCGCCTCCTGCGGTACGAGGGGAAGGAACCCAATTCCGACGAGATCTACCTCTACTTTCGAGGAGAATACCTCAACATCGCCAACGAGCGCACCTCCGGGTCGATCGGCATGACCGTCTCCACCCTCACCTCGCTCATGACGCAACCTCCGTTCAGCCAGATGGTCCGTCCTGGCGGGAAGCTCTCCTTCCGCGAGGTCATCGACCAGGGGAAGATCGTCGTGCTCGACATGAACTTCGCCCGCTGGCGGAACGCGGCCAAGGTGGCGAGCCTCTTGCTCAAGCTCGACTTCTTTCGGACCGTGCTGGCGCGCAAGACCTTGAAAAAGGACGGGGGAGCGCCGATCAACCAGGAGCGGCCGGTCGTCTATCTTTGCGACGAGTTTGCCACGGTCGCCACCACGGGCGACTGGACGGGGGAGCGCGGCTTCTTCGACAAGGCCCGCGAATACCGCTGCGCCTGCATCGTCGCCTTCCAGTCCTTGGCGGTCCTGGAGGGCCGGCTCCCGAAGCCCGAGATCGACGCCATCCTCACCAATACGGCCACCATGATCTTTCTCCGAAATCCGCACACGGCGACCAACGAATTCGCCTCCCGGCTCTTTGGAGAGGTCGATCGGAGCGAGGGCTACCTCTCCCGCGGAACGCAGGAGCTTCTCTTCGATCTCAACAAGCCGATCGCCGCTCAGGATTTTCAAATCAACTTCCGGAAGGACCTCCTCTATCCACCCTACGTCTTTCCCAAGCTCAAGGATGGGGAGGCGATCGTGAAGCTCCATCCTCGTTTCGGCCGACGAAGCTTCAAGCGGGTGCAATTTCTCCTCCATCTGATTCCGCGGTAG